Within Xiphias gladius isolate SHS-SW01 ecotype Sanya breed wild chromosome 14, ASM1685928v1, whole genome shotgun sequence, the genomic segment GTTACTTGGAGTACACAGCCATGTGAAGTGTTAAAGGATATTAAGCATAAGgtgtctttttaaatattttattatttccctATAATCCTGACTGTCAGTCTTTTGGGAAATGTAATATTGGATTAAGGGCCCATTGTGCTCAATGCCACAGAGCAATTAAAGTTTATCatgtaaaactgaatattaattttgaaaagctgaaacataaACCAATCCCAGTCGCTGTTAAGAAACTAACACATTTATAGACTAAAATGCAGGTTGTTCAACTTTACTTTGCCTTTGATTTGTTATTTCTATCTCACTataaaaaactttttgaaaACCTGAGTCtaaattcattttgtcatttcattcaaattttattaGTTTATAGAGTTTGATTCCCTTATAAAGTCTGAATTAAAGATAGTTTACAAAGATACCCTTTTGTGAACCACGATTTGGAAACAACAAACCATAATGGACTCATAACTTTATTACCATCTTAAATAAATGGCTACAGGGATTTCCTGTCCATAATATGAGCTGTATCTCAATTTTAAGCTCACTTTGTTCTGCTAATGGTGTTACATAAATGAATGTGATAGCTTGTTGCGTGTTGCCGTGTGTAACAAAAAGAACTGTTGACAATAGGTCCAcacctctgcctcctctctgaGCCCTATCTGGCTActtgtgtttgtctttaatGTTATTCGTCCCTTTGTGAGCCTGCAGATCATCATGCTGAAATGTATCCTCCCAAGTGTCAAGTAGCTTGTGTTTGACACATGCAGGAACCAAACGTTCTTGAATACGTGCACGTTTTGTGAATTCAGCCTAGTAATTGTTTCTCAAAGTCCACCTCTGGGATTTGTCCACCATCCTTGTTTGCATCAGAAGCAACGTGATCGGCCAAGTATGTTgacacatacgtatacatatagTACAATGAATCTGGTTTTCAATAACTCTCAATttctacacaaaaaaaacacatgtacagaTAAACTGTAGattatactgtacagtttgCTGTATAGATAATCCAAAATTATATAGATTTTTGtgttatggtttttttttttacatcagattttattgtgctaatacttgaaaaaaatcttcaggAAAAGTTTATGCAAAGACCCTACCGTTTAGTAGGGTTAAAGAATGTGCAAAAGGGTATAAATAAGACTGGGTAGAATCAAAATATTGCCTGATTCCTTCCAGTGAAGTTTAGGAGCTGTAATCCAGTGTGCAGAGATGCTTTAATCTGGTCCTAAAATTAAGGTAAAGTTAAAGTATACAGCAAAACGTTGCAGTGGTTCATTAGtggaaaaacagacatgataAACACCTAAATATCACGGCACAGTTTTATTGTACTATTTTTGCACTGAAgagtacagaaaacaaaatgggcCTCATAGGGTTACCTTTTAATCCATGCTAGTTGCATCGCTCTTAAAACTGCAGTGTTGGTCGGTCAGTCCACCCATTTGGACCAAAGTCAAATAACATGTATCAGAtagattgacatgaaattttgtacaaacattcatggtaCCCAGACAGTGTAtcctattgactttggtgatcccctgacttttcctttagcagCCCCAAGAAGttgacatttactgttttaattgaaatgtctCGACAGCTATTGGTTGGTTGGATTACCATAAATTATGATACAGACACTGAAGAGTTGTTTTGCGCTGATTTTAATCGCTATATTCTAATAATTTAGCGATTACATCACTCaccaatttacatttttgtcacaTCGGCCTCATAACTTTTGGGGGTACAAATGTTAGGGGTACAATTTGACAGAGTACTGCAGCACAGGTACTGCCCAGATTACAAGCTTTTCTACTCCAATTATTGCAAATCTGCTTTACCTCGTTCTTCTGAGATTAAGCCTCACATAAAAAACCCCATTACTTAAAGAAGAAGGGCTGAAACTATTCAGTTCCTTTCTATGTATATGTATCCTATTGAGCCACTGAACTTCAGAGCCTAAGATtatgaattaaaattatttaagcAATCAAATCATTCATTGGTATTTTACAGGTTCCGATACTGAGCAGTAAGGCGTTTCTCTTCTGCTTTAGAGTGGCCCTCATTAGTCAATCAACCAAATGAACCACCAGGTTTGATCATCCACCCCTGAAATGTATAATACATGTGCAGTATGCTCAGGCACAGAAGGCTTACTTGGGTCAGTTTTACAACTTTTGAGGTCAGTGAAAGTCATCAGGTATTCCATAACAGGTTTGGTGTAAAATCTATTTTAGCAAATTTCTgtgatcgttttttttttaatggattattttGGAGCACCAAATATAGCTCATATAGTCAAACCCAGACACCAGAAGATGACATCTCCACCTCATAAAAGAagacccacagaaaattattgaCAGCACACAGTATAGTAATGCAAAAAACAATGTGCTTTATTGTTGATGTCTGTCAACTGGGAGAAAACAAATCCAATGATAGCAGAGGTAACATTGAATCTATCTTCAGCAATCTGATCAGACGTATCATCCACAGGACTTGCCGTGCACGACTCCAGGCTAAAGAGATGGATTCCTCCTGCCCCACTTTTAACTGTGGCCTTCTTCTTGGTGGCCAACCTCCTTTACAACCCAGACACGACATACAGCAGCCGTATGGAGGTCTTCTACTTGGAGAAGtcctaaaatgttattttaaattcattttgtctttgaatGATTATTGCCATGATACTGTTATCTGGGGGTTCACTGTAAAGTTTCAGTTTCTGCTTCCTTTGCATTGTTACTAGATGTCATTACATGGTGAGGTTACATCAAGTCTCATTCTGAAAGGGAAACTGTAggcagagcagaaaagaaaataatgtgtgtTGTACTTCAGTAGCaatatggaaaatatttttcaaatacataGAATAAatgtgtacagttttttttttccccaaaagccctctgtcatgttttttcttgttttaatttaatgttttagctattgtttttcatatttattcagcGTGAACAGTTTGTCAGACAGCTTTTCTTGCAAACAGCAGtaacaacaaaacagagacaTTCCTAAACAAGAGTGATATTTCATCTGGGTACACTGGATCTTCACAGTTGCCACTAGTGTAAACACAATCCTCTATCCATGCTGGTGGTGGGGTGCTCACTGtagggcaagaaacacaagaaagagagaaataatcAACCTGGACTTGGTGGAAAAACCGGTTATTACCAATATGCCATGAAAGCTTCAGTACGGATTCATTACACTCAGTTTGTCATGCTCCATCAGGGGCTATTTAATATCTATCATCTTACAACCTCtcatcacagacacagaaagatgTCCATGCCACATTCCTGCAGCACATCTCCATCTTCATTTACCTGAGTCACGTTCCGCTCATTCTTGTTTCCATGTTTAATAGACAGAGGGGTATTCAAGACGTCCCAGaggtaaagacagacagagatcaGCCTCACCTGTGCTGCTTGTCTATATACTGTCTCATTCATGCCTATTGTTATACCAGTGGACTTACAGGTAGAGTCAATTCATGGATGCTTGTGATGCTGTCACAAGATACCCTTCAAGCTGTGATGAACAATGGACTTGGTCTTGTGAAAGAAGCCttcatcaatttttttcatacaagCTAACGCAAAAGAAAGTACATTGCTTGTCTCAGGTTGTTACATAACTCAGTTTTCATGTGGTCTGAAGCCAGTATGTTCTCATATGGAGCGAgttgaataacaaaaaaaaacttaccgCATTTAGAACAAGCTTCGTCTTCCACGAGAGATCACTTCAGAAAGAACAAGATGAGGGTTGAGTGCAGCAACTGTTCTCAAACTGCTTGTAACTTAATTACACTTTACAGGAACAATTTAGCATTTAGGGAAATATGcttagtccttttttttttttctttctttgtcaagcgttagatgaaaagattgaccTCTAgtgggggaaacagctagcctggctctgtccaaaagtaacaaaatctgtcggtgtaaaaacaacatatagCCATTTTTTGAGGGATTATGTGCCCAACTTGGAAACCTCACAGTGATGACAAGATTTCAGAAAATTACTGCGCCAGCTGAAGAATGAGTCCGGCACATAACTTCCCATATAAccaagtgttgtttttacacttctgtttttgcacagattaaacaaactagTCATAAAaagttaattagtgagctttaaaggtgctggtagccagattttgttacctttggatcgagccaggccagctgtttcccccatgtttacagtctttatACTAAACTATGCTGACCGACTTCTGGCTGGAGCTTCATATTCACTGTGCAGACATGGTGGTATCAAAATTCCCATCTAACTTTTAGCCAGAAAGTGATCAAGCCAAAAAGTCGGATTATTCCTTTAactacagcaaaacaaaatgtgaagtttACAGTTTAGAGGATACTTACCCATACCAGCATTACTTCCTGGACAGGGAACTGAGAAAAGGACAAAATTGAACACAAATCGTACACAAATCATAAGAACAGATTCAAATTCGTGTTATTAATCATTTCCGAGTCTACTTTACGACCCACCTGAGTATGTCCTGGGCTGACAGAAGTTGACTTTGATCCCATCCTGTCCCACTGGTGCCGCCACTACTGTATAGACATCCCCACATGTTTCCTCCTGGATATCACAGTATGTGCTACCGGCAGCTGCGATGCAGGTGTAGTTGGCTCCTGTCCCATACAGCTCTACTGTGTGATTGTGGATCTGAGGGCCCAAAGCGCGCCAGTACACCCTGAGAGAGTTGTTGGCCCGGCGATAGAGCTTGACGCCTGTTGGACAGCAGGGGCCTACAAAAAAGGGAACGGGTTTTGAGTAGTCAAAAAATGTGCTGGAGTTCCTGTTGTGTTTAAATTACATAATAGATTTTGTATATCTACATTTTATCAATTCCATTGTCCCACCATGCACCCCAACCCTCACCAAACACCCTAAAATAGTCATCTTGCCTGTATACATTTTTGTGCATCtgcatatatatgtgcataaatattgtttctttttagtttttctttttcggCTCATTATCGGCCACCTATGACTGATGGttacttcatttttttgaatatttatacGTGGTTGTCGTGGGCTGTAGTTAATGGCTATTGGTCACCttttgattgactgactgacttgaCTAATCAAGTTTTTGTGGATGTGCatattttttccctccactgGATATATATTCCAAatatacatgcatgtatttgtCCTCACTGGAAGAGAAGCCATGATATTTGCACGCTGACTTGTGTCCTGTGCCGCTGATAGCTTCCAGGTTGACGCTGTAGTTGGTGCTACAGGTGATGCATCCCATCAGGCAGTGGGTGTCCAGAGTGTGGCATTTAGCTAATCCGCGGGAGGATGTCAGGGTGGTAATATAGGAGCGAGCTCCACCGCCAGGTGACCATGTCACATTGGTCATAGCCTGGGTAACCTGGgtcacattcacaaacatgGGACAGCACGGACCTTGGGAAGAGGAATACAGAACGATAATCAATACTGGAGCGCATGTGTGTAAAGAGAATATTATAACCTGGCGCAAGTCGTTctcaatgttaaaaaaaaggaaatttccACTACCTTCAATATGCCTTATCTTCTGCTCATTTTAGTCAAAAGCGAATGATAGTGTAGTATATAATGCAGTATAGCATTATTACCAATGGGATCAGCATGTACCTCCCCTGTTTTTAGTTGGCACTTgcatgtttttatacattttgctGGTGGATTACAGCttgaatagtaaaaaaaaaaaagtcacattcatATGCTTTAAACCCAATTTGACTTTATCACACAGCTCTCTTAACTTGTGGTTTTGagctatagaaataaaattgatttgacttgacATCTAATCTTAGTGAAAACCAATCATACTGTCATACCTGTTTCCAAAGGTTTACTGTATCCAGGTAGACTGCGTCCTACAGCTGTGCTGGCCACTGCTGTGACTTCATAGACTGAACCGCAGGGCAGCTGTGTGAGCTCACAGGAGCTGCTTCCTGTctggcaagtgtgtgtgttatagcGTCCGATGGCAGTGATGGTATAATTTGTGTTGCCTGTGTTGGGGGTGGTGATGAGGACTCTGTACGTGGAGCTGTTAGTCTGTGTCATATTCAGGATCTCTGGAGAGCACGGAGCTGCAACAACACAGACAGGGAATGGGGGTTGTCATAAATGCAGAATGAGGAATTATTTTAAAGaactagtttgacattttaggaaatataattatagataaatcaataaaaaataaatataataaaattgcATCTATGATGTGAGATGTCACTCTACATCCAACCtcatgtgttttaaaataaccCGGTTGATACCTGTctcatgtgtgtgtggcgtgCAGGTGCGGTTGCATCCTCGCAACTCGCTGCAAGGTGTGACTGTCACAGAATAAGCTGTGTTGCACCTCAGGTCTGACAGGGCGCACACTGGTGCTGTGTCGTTACAGTGGATGACGTCATTAGTCTGTTTCGCTGTTGTCTCGTACAGCTCGGCCCCTTTGACCGGTGACCACATGATCTCCAGGGTGTCTGTAGAAACCAGCTTTATGGTAACACCTTGTGGACAACAAGGAACTGGGGGGATGGGGTGGGaggagaaatgtaaaaaatagttGAGAATAATAATTAACACTGGGCACAGGGCTATACTGGTGGCTTTACATGTTTTCTTGCACCTTCCAGACAGCCATTGTTTTCACTTCATGTCAGTACAGTGTGATTATCAACTTGCAGGGACTCGAAACATAAATCTCCAACTGTACTGTATCTTTGCTTTGAAGAACTGCAACTTTTCATTGCCAGCATTTTGACCTGTATAACTAATAAcatgatggctctgttccacGTGTCCTAAAAAGCAAAGCCAGTGTGCTTAAAACCAGGGAAGTGGTATTGTGAGAGGAAGTGGCTCGCCAGCATTATttattacacctgtgcttttccacAAGCTTTTAGCCTGTCAAAATATCTGCCATGAAAagggaatatttttttcaacaatgcCATGGTGGAGCTTTCAGTGAATCTCCGACATCTGAGACTTTGGAGCCAAAAAGGCTTCAAGTCAAGAGCTatgatgtcagaaaaaaaacaaacaaaccagaaaccgtatattaaaagaaaaatggctgTTCAGCAGCTACATGTGGAATTTAGATGTGAAAGGTTCCTTCTTTGATAAAACAGTCTCTGCGCATGACAAGAAGATATCTTCGTCAAAAGGATAAGTCAGACTTAATGTTGATTGTGATGAACCATGGCCATATCTCAGTTAGGTCTCACATCTGCAACTTGGTTTTCACATGGCAGTGAAAAGCAGCCACTCACACCATGTGTGGTGCtaataaaaaagacattggCACGCTTTGGGAAACTGTTGCTTGTACCGGAAAGTACACAAAATGTGAAGTTAATAAGCTAGAAATACAAAACCAGTTGTATGGTCATTtgacttgaaaacaaaaacatgtactgGTGGTGGTACTACATGTGGGTGCTTCTGTGTGTTGGTCCTACTGGTGGTGTAGTTGCGGACATGTGCGTAAGGGCTGGAGCCAGCCTGGTTGTAGGGGAAGACGGTGGTGAGGTAGGTGTAGCCACACACGCAGAAAAATGGGCAGGTGGTTTCAGTGGTGTTGCATGACTTCTCAGTCCCGTCGTCCCTCTTTATGAAAGCCATGTAGTACTCCACCAGTGGCATCTCATCCCACACCAGCGAGCAGTTGCCTGCCGTGGGCTCCTCCACCCAGATGTTCTCTGGGGGACAGGGGTCTGGCAGAGAAAGATAGATGGAAGTTCGGGGAGAAAAAGAATGGGCCTTTCTTGTTAAAGGAGTAATTCGACATTAAGGGGAAATACACATTTCtttctgaaatttaaaagaCTGACGCCACATTCGTGTTGTTCAGCAAATATGTTacctctgtccaaaggtaacaaaatctgtctaccAGCACCTTTGAACTTATAATTACAGGTTGTATCTTGTCTGGTTACTCCATACAAAAACTTTGTAGAAATGACATGACACGTCTGGTTATGTGCCGGGCTATTTCTTGTAACTTCggcttttgtacagattaaacaacatgttgatttgtgagctttagaggtgatgGTAGGTGGATCTTTTTTAACCtatggacagagccaggctggctgtttccccctatttatagtctttatgccaagctaaaTTAACCAACTggtggctgcagcttcataatTACgctacagacatgagaatggcATCGATTTTCTCATCTAGCTCTTAGCAAGAAAactatttctcaaaatgttgatgtaATCTTGGAAACATATAGGATTTTTATGTCTGATATGCCAGATGTATACAAGTATGCTGTATGTGGCCATGGATGTGTCTGATATACCCACATGTAATGTAGTCGGTTGGTTGTGAGGGGCTGCTGGGACCAGCGGTGTTAAAGGCTGTGACAGCGACAGAGTGGTTCTGGCCACACTCTACCGGTATGATGTAACAGTAACTATTAACTGTTGAGGTACAGTTTTGGCCATTAGAAGTCCAAGCCATGTAGTTCTCAGCTCCCTGCACTGGCACCCAGTACACAGCGATTCCAAGGGACCGACCCTGAGTCACCTGGACGTGGGTCACATCTGGGCTTGGAGGACCTGAAAATGAAAGCCAAAAAGAAATACTCTTACCACCAACTTaccaattttcttttctttcacatgTTCATCAACTTCGTTCTTATCGTGTTTACGTGTGATCTGGCAGACAGTGAGGTCATCCCCAGCGCGGCCCTCAGAGTCCCAGGCCGTGCCCTTGATACAGTAGGTAGTCCCTGCTTCAAGGTCATCGAAGGTCACCGTGGTATCAGTGGTGTTCAGCTTGAGGCGGGAGCTGGAGCCCTCTCGGATAATGCAGAGCGTGTAGAGGACAGCGTGCTCAACCGTGGACCAGGTCACAAGGATGGTGTCGTTGCTAGGGGAGGTGGTGTTCAACTTGGGCGCAATCACCACTACAGGCAAGGACAAACAAAGAGTAATGAGGgtcaatgaaaaatgaaattgaaatggaTAAACACACAGATTTCTTTCTTACTTCTACGCGCTCttcaccaatttttttttgtttttttgaaagagGTGTGATATGGAAACAATTTCCCTGtgattatattacatttatttctcctCCAGGAAGGGAGACAACCTAGTTCTCATGGCTTCTCTTTTCATACCATGAGAATAGTATAGTGAAGAGGGATGGATACAGTTTCCACCCTCCTGCATTGGCTGCAAAGAGTTGAGACTGTGTGACAATGGGCAATGAAATGACAAGCCGTTATGGCCGGCAGAGTTAGATAACAAGCTATTGTCCTAAACGAACAACAGAAAGGCTGCGTTTCACTCTTCATACGCTGATTACCATCTTGAGTAAACCGCTTCAAATGTGCAGTGTCTGGACAAGTGAAAGTGGAAAGAAATGGTCGTTATTGTTCAATTTTATGGATTATTAGTAAGAATATTATTAGTCTTCATGGTTAAAATCATAACTATGTGTTCAACGAGTGGTGTCAGACCTGCTAAACTAGATCTTTGATCAGCTTTTCAATCTTCTACCtccaattttaatgttttagcgACAGTGTAAATCCGGGTATTTAGGACTCTAGTTTTAGAGTTTTCTCCTGTACCTGTCTTGGCCTTG encodes:
- the fndc7a gene encoding fibronectin type III domain-containing protein 7; this encodes MGTTQLKMLRVLLLLTFAEVCAAQNDITFSVFTVTSKSMTVQWRGPTGASSYKITATPKNSSKYPIFAQFSGNSVMGSVNSLSPNTLYTVQLEAMDNALNVLSSAKTEETTAPEVPSIIKAYSKHSDSITVEFTEVSGATSYILRAESDDFFSETPVSGSPGTVVHLQPNTYYMLSVMSVNSGGRSQPSYPVKAKTVVIAPKLNTTSPSNDTILVTWSTVEHAVLYTLCIIREGSSSRLKLNTTDTTVTFDDLEAGTTYCIKGTAWDSEGRAGDDLTVCQITRPPSPDVTHVQVTQGRSLGIAVYWVPVQGAENYMAWTSNGQNCTSTVNSYCYIIPVECGQNHSVAVTAFNTAGPSSPSQPTDYITYPCPPENIWVEEPTAGNCSLVWDEMPLVEYYMAFIKRDDGTEKSCNTTETTCPFFCVCGYTYLTTVFPYNQAGSSPYAHVRNYTTIPCCPQGVTIKLVSTDTLEIMWSPVKGAELYETTAKQTNDVIHCNDTAPVCALSDLRCNTAYSVTVTPCSELRGCNRTCTPHTHETAPCSPEILNMTQTNSSTYRVLITTPNTGNTNYTITAIGRYNTHTCQTGSSSCELTQLPCGSVYEVTAVASTAVGRSLPGYSKPLETGPCCPMFVNVTQVTQAMTNVTWSPGGGARSYITTLTSSRGLAKCHTLDTHCLMGCITCSTNYSVNLEAISGTGHKSACKYHGFSSSPCCPTGVKLYRRANNSLRVYWRALGPQIHNHTVELYGTGANYTCIAAAGSTYCDIQEETCGDVYTVVAAPVGQDGIKVNFCQPRTYSVPCPGSNAGMVISRGRRSLF